The Geotalea uraniireducens Rf4 genome window below encodes:
- a CDS encoding F0F1 ATP synthase subunit delta: MSTNAIARRYAKALVQIGAEEGQVDKFNSELTQFNTVLAANAGLTSVFSNPAYGIEAKREILKEIIGKLALSESVAKFLQLLLDRSRLAFLPQITESYGNFADDLSGVVRPTLTSGLPLEESQIEEIKTSLTKTTGKKVMLKVQVDPSLIGGVVTKIGDKVFDGSVKTQLAKIQDILQKG; this comes from the coding sequence TTGAGTACTAATGCAATTGCCAGACGTTATGCCAAGGCCCTTGTACAGATAGGTGCAGAAGAGGGTCAGGTCGACAAGTTTAACAGCGAGTTGACTCAATTCAACACCGTGCTTGCTGCAAATGCCGGCCTTACCTCCGTTTTCAGCAATCCAGCTTACGGGATCGAAGCTAAAAGGGAAATTCTCAAGGAAATAATTGGCAAGCTTGCGCTATCGGAAAGTGTTGCCAAATTCCTACAACTGCTGCTTGACAGAAGCAGACTTGCCTTTCTGCCGCAGATAACAGAAAGCTACGGCAACTTCGCCGATGACCTTTCCGGGGTTGTCCGTCCGACACTGACGTCGGGTCTGCCGCTGGAAGAAAGCCAGATCGAGGAGATTAAGACCTCTCTGACAAAAACCACCGGCAAGAAAGTCATGCTCAAGGTACAAGTGGATCCTTCACTGATCGGCGGTGTAGTTACCAAGATCGGGGACAAGGTTTTTGACGGTAGCGTAAAAACGCAGTTAGCGAAAATTCAAGATATATTACAGAAGGGGTGA